The Methanocella arvoryzae MRE50 DNA window CCATGGTTATTAAAAAAGAAGTCATATTTACAATCGCATTTACTGGCCTGCTGTGCTTTGCAGCAGGTATGCTGACGGGCGTGATCATATTCTCCGGCGATACTCAGGACCAGGATACGGGACTGTTATTAATGGCGGGTGGGGACGTCTCGCAAGGCGGGGTCAGGACAAACGGAGGTACGTTGACCGGGAACATCAGCGCAGTCGGGCGGTGGGCTGATACGGAGATTATGAATGATGGTACTCTTTATACAATATATCGAATTTTTGATAAGGATAACACAATGACTATAGAAGGCAGAAGTGCGTCTTATAGGAAGTACTGGCATGCCAGAGTAATCGGTGAAGATACCGAATATAATAATTATCCGCCGGTCTACTACCGAAATGAAAAGTTGACGAGCGTTTATGCGATCTGGATAACCAGTACAGCTGACGAAGACTACTCGAAAAAGTATCCTGACTTCGTCATCGTAGATGATATGATGTACGCGTTAGAAGTGGTACCGAGTACATACAAACTCAATACATATGGTATGGGAGGATATAGAATTGGAGATAGATAAGACTGAGATGCGAGCTTTAACCTTCGGATACCGGAATTCTAATACGAACTGAATTGCATGGGGATATGCGGAGAATAGCATGGAGAAAGATCGGTACGAGCGCGGCAGATCGCTGCTCATGGACATCAATGCAAACAATGCCGAAAAGCTGGTAGAATCCCTCAAAGACGTTGCGCCAGACATGCACAGGTACGTCTTCGAGTTCGCGTACGGGGACATCTACAGCAGGCCGGGGCTTGACGTAAAGACCAGAGAACTGGCCACTGTGGCTGCGCTGACAGCGATGGGCCACCTCCCCCAATTGAAGTCACACATAGACGCCGCCCTCAACACGGGCTGGACTAAAGAGGAGATCGTAGAGGTCATCATGCAAATGGCCGTATACGCAGGATTCCCGGCGGCGCTGAATGCATTATCTGCTGCGGACGAGGTCTTCAAGAGAAGGCAGTGAGATGCACGAGCCCAGGATTCGTACTTCCAGGCTGGAGCTGATCGCTGCCACCGTCGAGCTGATCAGAGCTGAGATGGCCGATCGAGACCGATTTTCAAAGTTGCTGCAAGCCCGGGTGCCCGGTGAAGAGGAAGACGAAGCCTGGCCCCCGGAAAACATCCGTGACGTCATCGGCCTGTTCTCCGCTTACCTCGAGCGGGAACCCGATATGGCCGGCTGGCTCAACTGGTACTGGGTGCTGGTCGACGATAGGACAGATCGGAGAATTTTAATAGGCAACGGCGGCTTCACCTCCAGACCGGTCAACGGCACCGTAGCCATCGGCTATTCAGTATTAAGGCAATACCAGGGCAGAGGCTATGCGACAGAAGCTGTCGCAGCGCTGGTACAGTGGGCGTTTGAGCATACAGAGGTCGACCGCATAATCGCCGAGGTCGTTAACGATAATGTCCGTTCTGTAAGGGTATTAGAGAAAAACAGCTTCCACCTTGTTGGAAAAGGGTCGGAAGAAGGCACCAGCCGCTACGAGCTAAACCGTTTTAGTTTTTAAATCTTTCAGGGCTCTGCGATTCAACTAGACGAACGCTGTGCTGTGCCTTATTTGATTGTATAGGATACCCGAGACTACATATCGAACGCTGCGCTGTGCTAATCCTCACAGATGCCACAGATTCTGATTGATTCCACAGATTTCTCTGCTGAATCCACAGATTACTACACAATATCACAGATGGAATACGCTAATACAATTCGATCACAGATAGCAATCATAAGATAGTCAATCAGAACACTATTTGTTTATCTCTAGAATCCATCAGAATCATAAAATTCTGCGTCGTCTGTGCTATCCCATCAGGAATCTGTGGAATCTGGCAGAATCATCAGATTCTGCACCATCCGTGGAATCTGTGAGGCTTTGCACAGCGCAGCGTTCGTATTGCTGCCTCACCAGTCCGAGCGATCAGAAACACACAGCGCAGCGTTCGGATCCGTTCACGCTTTTTGCACCACAGGCTCGGAAGTGTTTTTTCGCATCTTCCCTCTAGCCATAGATGCCAGGATGCCGGCGGCGCAGAGTACTGCCGAGATTATGAACGCTACCTTGATGCTCGTAATTAGCAGCGGGTACTGCTCGGGGGTGATCTGGACACGGCCTATGAAGACGGAGAATGTCAGCATGGCGATGCCGAGGCTGAGCATCTGGCCGACGAGCCGCATGGTGCTGACCATGCCTGATGCCACACCGTAGTCGCACCGGTCTACCGAGCTCATTATGGCGTTAGTATTCGGGGAAGAGAAGAGCGCGAAGCCAAGGCCGATGAGGATGAGGCTGCCTACGATGTACAGCAATGACGTCTCCGAGCTGAGCAGCGTAAAGAGCAGCAGGCCGACTGTGGTGATAGCCATGCCCGCCGATGCCACGTACTGCGGCTCCATCCTGTCGGACAGCCTGCCGGCGAGGGGTGACAACACAGCCTGCATTACGGGGGCTGCTATCAGTATAAGGCCCGCCGTCTGGGGGTCCATCCCTTTGATATACTGCAGATACAGGCTGAGCAGGAAAGACACCGAGAAGGTGGCGCTGTAGTTGATCAAAGCTGCTGCGTTGGAGAAGGTGAACGAGACGTTATTCACGAACAATGAGAGCTTGACTACAGGTGCTTTGTGCCTCAGCTCCCACCAGATGAAGATCGCCAGCGCAACCAGGCCTCCGACAATCCAGAAGGCTCCGGAGATATCCGGGAGCAGGGACAGGCCGTACATCAATGCGAAGAGCATGATACCGTAGATCGCGCAGCCGCCGATGTCGAACGGGGCTTTTTCGGCACACTGGACATCTTCTTTCAGCTTCCACAGGGTAAAGCCAAGGGCGATCAGGCTCAGGACTCCGTTGAGGACGAAGATGTACCGCCAGCCGACCTGCTGGGTGATAATGCCACCCACGACAGGGCCCAGCGATAAGCCCAGGTAAACGAGGGCCACGTTGATACCTAGCACTTTGCCCCGGTCTTTCGGGGGGAAGGAGGACGTCAGGATGGCCACGCTCGTGCCGAATATCATCGCGCTGCCGATTCCCTGGAGTACCCTTGACAGGAGAAGCAGCCAGATGGTGTCCGATACGGCAGACATAAGCGTGAAAACAGCAGTCGCCGTCATACCGGCGATGAAGACGATGCGCCGGCCGTACATGTCGGAAAGTCTGCCAAAAGGCACGATAAATATGGCAGTAGACAAGAGATAAGCAGTCACCACCCACCCCAGCAGTACGGCGTCAGGCTGGAACTCGGCTCCCACCTGAGGTAGGGCGACGTTCATCGAAGCGCCCAGAAAGGGAGTAATAAAGGCGGCGATACCCGTGATCAGCAGGATCATTTTCCTGTCTATTGCTTCTACCATTAAATCACGCTTAAAGATCGTAAAAGGTGATCAGCTATATAGCTTATTATTGCGATTCAAGGACAGGTAGCGACCGATCTGACACAGGATTCATGCTGACGACAGCGCGGCTTCGGAGAGAGTACCGCCTGACCCTCGACTGGACTAGTTCCTGCCGGGCCGGTGGTCTGGCCGATACGAGCACAGAGTTTAAAGTCAAACAGGTTACAAGGTACAGATAGTATGAAAAGAAGAATCAGCGCCATTTTACTCTTATTCATCCTCCTGTCGGCTACAGTAGTTATAGCAGGCTGTACCCGGCCGGGAGACAGTAATCCGACCGCCACTCCGACGCCGACTCCGGATAATACGACTATAATCAGTCCCGGAGCGCTCCTTTTTGACATGAGCAAGTTCCACGAGTTCGAGTACGACATCTATGCGTCGGACGGTAAAACTTCGGTACGCGTCGGCAAGCTAAAGGCGGAGTACGAAATTGTGCCTTACGGTAATGTATCAGATGCGAGACATATGAGAGAAACCCGCATCATCGGCGAAGGGAGCGGGGCTGTCACCACTATCACAGACCTCTACTATAGGCAGTCGAATAACTGGATACTCGGTGGCCATGCTACCACCATAACGGCCAACGGAACTACCGAGAAAGAGATTCCCGAGGACGACCCCGCATACTGGAACGCCGATATGGCCACCATCTCGTCAAACGTAGAGTTTTATGACCATGGCATTGATCCAGTAGCGGTCGATATGGGATTCTTCCCCCGGGCAAAGAAGTATACCAGCACAGATAGCGGGATTACGCTGTGGATGGATGAAAGCGTGCCCATCCCGGTCAAGATTGCAGGTAGTGGCATCAGCGACGGCACCCGGATCACCACCACTATGGAACTGGTCAGATACAGCTAAAAATATCGATACAACCATTTTTGGCCTGGCCGGCATGCCTGAACAAAGTATGCCGGATGGCCGGGCGTTTTTCTCCTAATAGGCTCTACATCACTTATAAGTGTTGTACAATGTCTGTATAGACAAAGTATTAATACAATTACAATTTACAAAAAGTAAATATCAGTCAGCTGGCGTATCCATGGGGTTGTCCCCCGGCTATGAACCGCTCATGAAAGACTCTGACAACACATAAGGTATACAGATATGGATCCCATAACAATTCCAGTTTCCGCTACAGGAGAGGCGACAGAGAGAACTGTCCATGAAAGCCCCAGGCCTGTCGATGGAGAGTTGCTCGATGCATACTCCAGGACTGTGGTCAGTGTAGTAGAAAAAGTCAGCCCCTCAGTCGTGAAGATAGATATCAAGCGTAAGATGCTGGTCAGGCAGTCGTTTTTCAACCAGGCCGAACAGGAGGTGCCGGGCAGCGGCTCCGGCTTCATCTTCACCCCTGACGGCTATATCCTGACCAACAGCCACGTCGTCCACGAGGCATCCCAGATCGACGTCATACTGTCCGACGGCAGAAAGTTCCCGGCCAGGGTGATCGGCGACGATCCGGCCACAGACCTGGCAGTAGTCAAGATTGAGGCGCCCAACCTGGTGCACGCCACCCTGGGCGACTCCCAGTCGCTCAAAGTAGGACAGCTGGTCATCGCGATCGGAAATCCTTACGGCTTCCAGTGTACAGTCACTTCGGGCGTGGTCAGCGCGGTTGGAAGATCGCTCCGGACGTACAACGGCCGGCTCATCGACGACGTCATCCAGACCGACGCGTCTCTCAACCCCGGCAACTCCGGAGGGCCGCTGGTGAACTCCGCCGGAGAAGTCATCGGCATCAACTCCGCCATCATCTTACCGGCCCAGGGCATCTGCTTTGCCATACCCTCCAGCATCGCAAAGTTCGTCGCCTCGAAGCTGATGAGGGACGGCAAGATCAGGCGTGGCCGCATAGGAGTTGCAGGCCAGAACGTGGTCATCAAGGACGAGATAGTCGAGTCTCTCAAGCTCAGCTCTAACCAGGGTGTGCTTGTGGTCAACCTCGAACGTGGCAGCCCCGCCGACAGGACTGGCCTCGTAGCCGGCGATGTTATCATCGGCCTGGACGACAAGCCCGTCAACAACGTGGACGACCTCCACAAGCTGCTCAGCGAAGAAAAGATCGGCGTCCCGGCGACCCTCACCATCGTCCGGATGTATGACAAGCGGCAGATGAAGATCACCCCGGAAGAACAGCCCGACGGGCCGATGAAGCGCATACCCGTCGAATAACAGCCAGAGCCAGCCCGGTCAACCTCCGCCGGGCTGGTTTATCATTTGATACAGCCAGTATTCACACTGCAAAATGTTCACCACAGAAGCTCACAGAGAACTGTTTTACCGCAGAGGCACAGAGACGCACAGAGATACACAGAGATACATAGAGATTTTTTGATATAATGATGGGCATACAATAGATATTGAAGTAAGTCTCTGTGTACCTCTGTGCCTCTGTGGTGAACCGTTTCTCTGTGCGTCTCTGTGAGCCTCTGCGTCTCTGTGGTAAATAGTAGCTCTGTGAGTCTCTGTGCACACTGTGGTGAGCCGTTTTCCATCATGCCCTGTGCACCCTGTTTTGATCCCTTAGTACAAGGCAATTTGATTTCATTAGTCGTCATCATTTTTCAAATCCGAACTTTTTGCCGGCGATGGCGGCGGTGTAGAATATCTCTGCGCAAGCCTAGAGCGTTGTGCTATTTAATCAAGGTGGGTCCACCGCATGACTTCGACGGTTTACTTTGCGAGGCTGAAGACTGGAAAGACGAGGGTCAACACGATCACCAAGATTCAGAAGCTCTTCGACGCGGCGGGGTTCGGCAACATCATCGCCGAGGATGAGCTGGTGCCGGTGAAGGTACACTTCGGAGAGCGGGGTAACGATACGTATGTGCGGCCGGTCTATGTCAGGCAGGTGGTGGACAAGATCAAGGCGAGGGGCGGCAAGCCGTTCCTCACTGACACAAACACACTGTATTCTGGCAGCAGACATGATTCTGTGGAGCACCTCATCACCGCTGTCGAGCATGGGTTCAGCTATTCGGTCGTGAATGCCCCGTGCATTATTGCAGACGGCCTGATCAGCGATAATTATCGGGAAGTGCCGATTAAGGGCAAGCATTTTCAGAGCGTGAAAATCGCGAGCGACATCCTCTCGCCCAGGAGCATGATCGTCCTTTCACACGTCAAAGGCCACGGCATGGCCGGTTTTGGGGGAGCGATCAAAAACCTGGGCATGGGATGCGCGCCGGCTGAAGGCAAGATGGATCAGCACAGGGGCTTACGGCCCCTCGTGGATGAGAAAGGCTGCGTAGGCTGCGGGCGCTGCGCTGCGGTCTGCCCCAGGATTGCGGTGCACATGGAACAGGATATCGCAGTAGTGGACGACGAGGTCTGCATTGGCTGCGGCGAGTGCATGACCGTTTGCCCTGTCGGATCCATCAGCTTCAACTGGGAGAAAGACATCGTTCCGTTTATGGAGATGATGACGGAGTATGCCCTTGGAGCAGTCCAGGGCAAGGAGGGGCGGATCGGCTACATGAATTTTCTGATTCATATTACGCCCGAATGCGACTGCGTCCCATGGAGTGACGCCCCGATCGTCCCGGACATCGGCATTCTGGCCTCCACAGATCCGATAGCAATCGACATGGCAAGCTTCGATCTCGTGAAGCAGCAGATCGGGCTCCGGGACAGCAGGCTCAAGGATCATTTCGAGCCCGGGGAGGACAAGTTCGAGGGCACATGGGAGAAGACGAAAGGCCTGGTCCAGATCCAGTACGGAGAGAGCATCGGGCTGGGGTCGAGTAAGTATACCTTGAAGGAAATCCGGTAATTACTTTTTTGCTTGCTGACCAGGCAGTTATATAGAAAGCGATATATACTAGATAATGATAACTAATTTTATATAATATGCTTAGAATGCCGGGGTCTCAAAGATGGTTTCAATGCGGGCAGAGCTGATCAAGGATCAACCGACCTGGGACAAATTTGTAGAGGAAAGCAAGGACAGCACGATATTCCACAGATGGGAGCTACTCCACATCATAGAAAGACATAGCGGATACCAGCTATTACCCTACGGGGTTTTTCTGAGAGATGAGCTGATTTCGGTTTTTCCACTTTTCTATAAGAACCTGACTTCCGGGGTTTTGGACATACTATGGTTCGAGGTTGAGGGTTTTCAGGATTTCTTTAACCTTTTTTGTAGGCTCGGTCATGATCATTTCGCCGTTTTCTAACTCGATCTTTTTCAACTTCTCCAATTCGAAAAGCATTGACTCGACCGTATACTCTTTAAGCAAACCGTTTTCTTTCATCAAGCGTAGCAGCCTCATTCGTATACTGAGCGCTAAGAAACAGGTGAAGAGGAGTCCTTTCAACGTCTCAGTCTTCTTCACGTTCAATGGTTTAAGCCGGACGTCGCTTTTTATGGTCTTGAAGGCTTTCTCAACGAGGTCCTTCTCCCGGTACATGGCTAAACATTCATCCCACGCGGGCGCAGCACCATGATACAAGAGTAGGAAGCGGCCCATCTTATTCAATCTTTGAGCCACCGCGTTATTCTTGATCTCGACGATAAAACGGTTCTCTCGTACCTTGTAGGAGAAGAATGGTTGCAGGCTGCCAGTGATGCTTTCAAAGGTATCCTGTGGGTTCATCCAGGATTGAAGCTCTTTCTCCTGCAACCGGGTGCGCATATCGTACAGTCGGCTCATGAAACACTCTTTCTCATCCTGCTCCCGAGTGGGACTGTAATACAAGAATCCATTAAGAGTAACCTCATCAATTTCAAGCTTGACCGGTTTAACGTAAATGGTTTTATCATTATATTTCTCGAGGTACACTGGATTACGGATATCCCGGCAAGTACTGATCAGTTCTTTAACACTTTTCAGGGTATGGCTCCCGGGTATGATGAAACTGGCCTTTTCCCTTACCAGTTCACGTATGTTGCCTTTACTGAAGAAGCCACGATCCAGGACGAGTGAATACTCTGTTATTCCCCGTGTCCGGATCCGTTTTAACGTATTAACCAGTGTCAGCACGTCGACAATGCTTCCGGGGTACAGGTCATACATTAACGGCAACCCAGTCTTTTGATCTACGACCATGCCCAGGTTAACCTGTTCCAACGTGTTATGCTCACGATTATACCCATACTCCAGAAGACTTATTTGAGTAGAATGGGATGAAAGGCTGGTAATATCGAACACGAGCGCAGCCCCGTTACCATGCGCTCTCGTCCACCGGTCCATAAATCGATCCGGCACATCGTCAGATCCGAGACGCTCCAGGAGTTCGCTAATATGCTGACTCTTCAACCGTAAACCCGGATGCATTTTACACAGGATGGATGACTCGTACCATGATTCCAACATTAACGCTGGCACCGGTTTGAGTACACGATTCAATGCCAAGGCCTGTACTGCCATGGAATCCTTCTCATTCAAAAGACCCTGGAGGATATCCTCTACTCCGAGTTCTTTCATAATGTTCAGAGCGGGGAGTAGTTCGCCGTAATTAAAGCAGGTTTTAGGATGACAGAGTCTGACACGACTGGGTTTTCCATCGATGTTTTTGCCCAGGTATTTGACTTTCTGCCTGCTGCGTTTAATGCTCGGATCGTAGGTGGTAGTTACCTCATAGAAATACTCGTTATCCCCATCCTTTTTCTTTCTGATAAAACTCCCCATAGTATGTCCATATGGACACACTAACTACTTAAATATTCCCACAAGAAACACAAGAACACCGACAACTCAAAGAGAAAACAACTAAAAACTAATGACCAAAAACCCGGAAGTCAGGTAAGAAAGACCTGATGATCAGGATTGTGACGACGTCACCCCCTCAGACAGGTATCCCGTACCTCGGCCCCGTACTGTTCAAAGCAGCAGAGGATATGAATCCCAGTAAAAGGGAAAAATACATGCACAAAGTTATCGAAGCCGTTATCGCCGAGATCAACATGCTCAGCCCAAACTACACGTACATCCACCTGATGCCCGGGCACAGAGACGTCAGGCCGTTTATGTGGCACGATTTTCTGGAGAGGTGCAACTACACATACTTAGTTGATCTTGATCCGCCGCTAGAAGAGATTCTGGCCGGCTTTGACAAGGATGCCAGACGCCTGATAAGGGAAACAGGCAAGAAAGGCCTTGAATTCAGGGAGAGCCCAGATGTCGACGCGTTTTACGAAATCATGCAAAAACGATATGCCGAACAAGGATTGGCCATACCAATCATAAGTCCCCAATATTTGAGTGATCTGCTCGAGGCATTCCCGGAGAACCTGAGGATGTACTCGCTACGGCACGGAGATGAGATTATTTCGATTGTCATAGTAGCGATATACCATGGCAAGATGATATACTGGATGGGCAACCCGAGAATAAGTAACGGAATTTCGGGTAACGAGTACTTGATATGGGAATCAATCCTGAGGGCTAAAGCCAAAGGCTGCAAGGAATTTGAAATCAACGGAGCCGGAGAACGCCGTCTATACCAGTTCAAATCGAAGTTCAATCCACGGCTAGAGGTCTGTTACGTGGTCTATAAGAAGGACAGACTGGGCTCAATGGCAGAGTGGGCGTATGCCAACTTTGTGAAAAAGATCAGGGCCTGAAGCCGATTTCGCATACACTCAATGCCTCCGGAATTCCGAGGTACTTTGCCAGGCCGCCGCAACCATAAACAGGCAGTAGTAAGGAGTTGGATTATCTGGCGATAAAGAATATATGCCCTGCCACGTATTCCTAATACGTAGTGAGTGATTTATTATGATATCTAGAAAAGGCTGGATACCGGCAATTCTGCTGGTATTGTCGCTGGTTTTAATCGCCGGTTGTACCGGGCCGGCAGAAAAGACCGTGAAAGCGGGAGATAATGTCACCGTAGATTACATCGGCTGGTTCGACAATGGCACGATTTTCGACACATCCATTGCATCCGTAGCGCAGGATGCGGGCATCTACCACCCGTTGAAAGACTATACCCCCCTGTCGTTCATCGCAAGCTCAGGCAGCATGATCTCGGGCTTCGACAACGCGACGATGGGCATGAAGATCGGGGAATCGAAGAACGTCACCCTGTCCCCGGCTGAAGCGTACGGAGAGTACGACCCTGAGATGATCATACCGGTCAACATGACCGACCTGACTTCCCAGAATATTACGCCTTATGTAAATCAGACGTTATACGTAGGCTATACCGGCCAGCAGGTCAGAGTCCACAGTATACCGAACAATACGACAGTGCTCATCGACGTCAACCACCCTATGGCAGGTAAGACTCTGAACTTCCAGATCACGGTAAGAGATATTCAGCCGGGTAACGTTTAAGCTCAGACTAAATCCTTCCCGTACGGGAAGGTGTATTTTTTTTAAGGTTACAGCAGCCGGATTTTATTAAAATGTCGCAAGTGCCGTCACCTTAAATCAATTGGTAGTAAATAGCCTGGTTTACAGGCCTTTCGGCACCATTTGCAGGCAATTATTGCTGTTTATCTAAAATTAAAGCAAAATTTAGCCCATTATTAGTAAATAACTGTAATTACAACGTTATTGGTTAATTCAGAAAGTATTTATCCTATTCCTCAATGTGTCCTATTAGAACATCTGGAGGGATAAGCCATTAAAAAACGTATACTTGTAATTGCAGTCATATGTCTGGCAATTCTGGCGAGTTCTATTCTCGCGAGCGCCAGCATGACGATGCAAGGCACTCCGAAGGAGAACTGTGTCGATGACAACACCTACATCGTAGTCTTCGACGACAGCCAGGATCTGGCCAGCATTATGGAGGACCAGATTACTGCCTTCGCTGCTGAAAATAATGCTACTATCACCCACACATACGATACCATCAATGGTATTGCCATTAAAGTTCCCGGCGAGCAGGCTGCTGAGAAGCTCAACTCGCTAAAGAACGTAAAATACGTGGAGAAGAACATTGTCTTTCATGTCACGCTGAAGGAAGCATCACCCATAGTCGGCGCCCCTCAGGTCTGGGATCTGGGATATACAGGCAAAGGCGTTAAAGTGGCCGTAGTTGACACGGGCATCGACGGCTCCCACCCAGACTTCAAGGGCAGGATCACCGAGTTCAAGGACTTCGTAGGCAGCAAGACTGAAGCGTATGACGACTTCGGCCACGGCACCCACTGCGCCGGCATCATTGGCGGCAGCGGCGCTGCATCCGGCGGCAAATACAAGGGCGTCGCCCCCGAAGTAACGTTCACAGGCATCAAGGTTCTCGGCAAGGACGGCTCTGGCAGCCTTGACACCATTCTCGCAGGCATCAACTATGCAGCCAAGAGCGACGCCCAGATCATCTCCATGTCGCTGGGCTCTGACGACCACGCCCAGTCTATAGACGATGCGGTCACCAGAGCTGTGCAGAACGGCAAGGTTGTCGTTTGTGCAGCAGGCAACAGCGGCCCCAGTGCAAAGACCGTCGGCTGCCCTGCAGACACTCCAGCAGCCCTGACCGTCGGCGCCACTGACAAGAGCGACAACATCGCGTCGTTCAGCTCCAGAGGCCCGACCAAAGACGGCAGAGTCAAGCCTGACGTCACTGCACCGGGCAAGGACATCGTATCCACCCGGGCAGCCGGCACCAACAACCAGAAGGCGATCGATAACTACTACCTGTCCATGAGCGGCACCTCGATGGCATGCCCCATGGTATCCGGCGCAGTCGCCCTGCTCCTCGAGAAGAAGGCGGACCTTACGCCGGCCGAGGTAAAGGAAATCATGGAGAAGACGGCTAAGCCCCTCGGCTCCGGCGTACCTAACAACAACTATGGCTACGGCAGGATCAGCATAATCAACGCTATCGACTACCTCGATGGCAAGTACACTCCGGCACCCTCGCCGACGCCGACTCCCGCGCCGACTTCGACTCCCAGGCCCACGCCTGCTCCGACCTCGACGCCCAAGCCGAGCCCTAAGCCGACCGCGACTCCGCAGCCGACCCCGGGCGAC harbors:
- a CDS encoding carboxymuconolactone decarboxylase family protein gives rise to the protein MEKDRYERGRSLLMDINANNAEKLVESLKDVAPDMHRYVFEFAYGDIYSRPGLDVKTRELATVAALTAMGHLPQLKSHIDAALNTGWTKEEIVEVIMQMAVYAGFPAALNALSAADEVFKRRQ
- a CDS encoding S1C family serine protease codes for the protein MDPITIPVSATGEATERTVHESPRPVDGELLDAYSRTVVSVVEKVSPSVVKIDIKRKMLVRQSFFNQAEQEVPGSGSGFIFTPDGYILTNSHVVHEASQIDVILSDGRKFPARVIGDDPATDLAVVKIEAPNLVHATLGDSQSLKVGQLVIAIGNPYGFQCTVTSGVVSAVGRSLRTYNGRLIDDVIQTDASLNPGNSGGPLVNSAGEVIGINSAIILPAQGICFAIPSSIAKFVASKLMRDGKIRRGRIGVAGQNVVIKDEIVESLKLSSNQGVLVVNLERGSPADRTGLVAGDVIIGLDDKPVNNVDDLHKLLSEEKIGVPATLTIVRMYDKRQMKITPEEQPDGPMKRIPVE
- a CDS encoding GNAT family N-acetyltransferase codes for the protein MIRIVTTSPPQTGIPYLGPVLFKAAEDMNPSKREKYMHKVIEAVIAEINMLSPNYTYIHLMPGHRDVRPFMWHDFLERCNYTYLVDLDPPLEEILAGFDKDARRLIRETGKKGLEFRESPDVDAFYEIMQKRYAEQGLAIPIISPQYLSDLLEAFPENLRMYSLRHGDEIISIVIVAIYHGKMIYWMGNPRISNGISGNEYLIWESILRAKAKGCKEFEINGAGERRLYQFKSKFNPRLEVCYVVYKKDRLGSMAEWAYANFVKKIRA
- a CDS encoding GNAT family N-acetyltransferase: MHYLLRTRSSREGSEMHEPRIRTSRLELIAATVELIRAEMADRDRFSKLLQARVPGEEEDEAWPPENIRDVIGLFSAYLEREPDMAGWLNWYWVLVDDRTDRRILIGNGGFTSRPVNGTVAIGYSVLRQYQGRGYATEAVAALVQWAFEHTEVDRIIAEVVNDNVRSVRVLEKNSFHLVGKGSEEGTSRYELNRFSF
- a CDS encoding S8 family serine peptidase; this translates as MTMQGTPKENCVDDNTYIVVFDDSQDLASIMEDQITAFAAENNATITHTYDTINGIAIKVPGEQAAEKLNSLKNVKYVEKNIVFHVTLKEASPIVGAPQVWDLGYTGKGVKVAVVDTGIDGSHPDFKGRITEFKDFVGSKTEAYDDFGHGTHCAGIIGGSGAASGGKYKGVAPEVTFTGIKVLGKDGSGSLDTILAGINYAAKSDAQIISMSLGSDDHAQSIDDAVTRAVQNGKVVVCAAGNSGPSAKTVGCPADTPAALTVGATDKSDNIASFSSRGPTKDGRVKPDVTAPGKDIVSTRAAGTNNQKAIDNYYLSMSGTSMACPMVSGAVALLLEKKADLTPAEVKEIMEKTAKPLGSGVPNNNYGYGRISIINAIDYLDGKYTPAPSPTPTPAPTSTPRPTPAPTSTPKPSPKPTATPQPTPGDPGHKYPGYPYPGYPYPGYPYPINPNPGYPGYPYPGYNPYPGYPYPGYPSPGYPGFPYAEEQ
- a CDS encoding MFS transporter: MVEAIDRKMILLITGIAAFITPFLGASMNVALPQVGAEFQPDAVLLGWVVTAYLLSTAIFIVPFGRLSDMYGRRIVFIAGMTATAVFTLMSAVSDTIWLLLLSRVLQGIGSAMIFGTSVAILTSSFPPKDRGKVLGINVALVYLGLSLGPVVGGIITQQVGWRYIFVLNGVLSLIALGFTLWKLKEDVQCAEKAPFDIGGCAIYGIMLFALMYGLSLLPDISGAFWIVGGLVALAIFIWWELRHKAPVVKLSLFVNNVSFTFSNAAALINYSATFSVSFLLSLYLQYIKGMDPQTAGLILIAAPVMQAVLSPLAGRLSDRMEPQYVASAGMAITTVGLLLFTLLSSETSLLYIVGSLILIGLGFALFSSPNTNAIMSSVDRCDYGVASGMVSTMRLVGQMLSLGIAMLTFSVFIGRVQITPEQYPLLITSIKVAFIISAVLCAAGILASMARGKMRKNTSEPVVQKA
- a CDS encoding DUF362 domain-containing protein, whose amino-acid sequence is MTSTVYFARLKTGKTRVNTITKIQKLFDAAGFGNIIAEDELVPVKVHFGERGNDTYVRPVYVRQVVDKIKARGGKPFLTDTNTLYSGSRHDSVEHLITAVEHGFSYSVVNAPCIIADGLISDNYREVPIKGKHFQSVKIASDILSPRSMIVLSHVKGHGMAGFGGAIKNLGMGCAPAEGKMDQHRGLRPLVDEKGCVGCGRCAAVCPRIAVHMEQDIAVVDDEVCIGCGECMTVCPVGSISFNWEKDIVPFMEMMTEYALGAVQGKEGRIGYMNFLIHITPECDCVPWSDAPIVPDIGILASTDPIAIDMASFDLVKQQIGLRDSRLKDHFEPGEDKFEGTWEKTKGLVQIQYGESIGLGSSKYTLKEIR
- a CDS encoding IS1634 family transposase, coding for MGSFIRKKKDGDNEYFYEVTTTYDPSIKRSRQKVKYLGKNIDGKPSRVRLCHPKTCFNYGELLPALNIMKELGVEDILQGLLNEKDSMAVQALALNRVLKPVPALMLESWYESSILCKMHPGLRLKSQHISELLERLGSDDVPDRFMDRWTRAHGNGAALVFDITSLSSHSTQISLLEYGYNREHNTLEQVNLGMVVDQKTGLPLMYDLYPGSIVDVLTLVNTLKRIRTRGITEYSLVLDRGFFSKGNIRELVREKASFIIPGSHTLKSVKELISTCRDIRNPVYLEKYNDKTIYVKPVKLEIDEVTLNGFLYYSPTREQDEKECFMSRLYDMRTRLQEKELQSWMNPQDTFESITGSLQPFFSYKVRENRFIVEIKNNAVAQRLNKMGRFLLLYHGAAPAWDECLAMYREKDLVEKAFKTIKSDVRLKPLNVKKTETLKGLLFTCFLALSIRMRLLRLMKENGLLKEYTVESMLFELEKLKKIELENGEMIMTEPTKKVKEILKTLNLEP
- a CDS encoding FKBP-type peptidyl-prolyl cis-trans isomerase, giving the protein MISRKGWIPAILLVLSLVLIAGCTGPAEKTVKAGDNVTVDYIGWFDNGTIFDTSIASVAQDAGIYHPLKDYTPLSFIASSGSMISGFDNATMGMKIGESKNVTLSPAEAYGEYDPEMIIPVNMTDLTSQNITPYVNQTLYVGYTGQQVRVHSIPNNTTVLIDVNHPMAGKTLNFQITVRDIQPGNV